Part of the Aurantiacibacter aquimixticola genome, CGCAGATCTTCATCGAAGACATCGCCTTCGGAGAGGCTCAGCCGCTCGCGGAGTCGACGCACGCGCACGCCCTCGTCGCCGGTGCGCAGAAGCGGACCATTCACGATGACGATCTGGTTGTAATCGTCCGGCGAACTTTCGGCGAGAATGCGGCGAAGCGCCACGTAGAGCGGATGCATCCACCCCATTTCGGCCACGTAGGTGTCGAAATCTTCGGCAAGCGCGGCCCGGCGCAAAATGCCGCTCACGGTGCGCGCACCGGGCCGCACGGTATCGCTGTAATATGCGACTTCACCCGATTCCTGCCCAAGTGCCTGGACGTAGCGCGTAAAGGCGCGCGAAAGCGCGATCTCGGCTTCGGCCTGTTCCTTCGCGTCACCTGTGCGGGCGTCGTAAAGTTTCTCCGAAAGCTCTTCGGTGTCAAAAAGCCGCGGGTTCAATCCATCGAGCTGAACCGTCTCGAGATGCCTGATGAGGGCGGTGGCGGCGCCCGTGACTTCGCCATCGACCACCCAGAGCGGCCAGTAACCGCGACGCGAATAGAAACGATCGTATTCGCCATCGACTTCACGCCGCAATTCGCGAACGAATCTCGCGCGCTCGGGCGTGACCTCACGATCCTGTCGGGCGGAAGTCACCTCATCTGCGCTGCTGCGCGCATGAGTAACGTTGGCCGAACCGGCAAGGACGCATCCTGCCAGCAGGGCGAGCTGCAATGTCCGGCGCACCGTTTTCATGGTCTAGCCTCGCTCGCCGGTCGGTTCCGGCACGTATACGGGAGCCGGGGCGGGCGGACATGGCGGCGCGACCCATGCAGTGTAGTTGCCGTTCGCATCGTAATAGCCGTCGATCATGCCATCGCCATCGACATCCGCAGCGACGGTGCCGACCACGGCACCGGGGCCGACGGGTGCCGGTGCGACATACACGTCATCGTCGTCGCTATAACTGGCACAGGCCCCAAGGCCGATGGTTGCAAGCCCCAGCAGGGCGATGTGGACTGTTTTCATGGATCGGTCCCTTCATTTGCTTATCGCGCGGTACGCTGAATCGATGCGTAATCGACAACAGTACCGACTCGAGCAATGTGTCGTGCGGCTCGGCAGTTCCCACTATCGTCGTCCCGCCATGAATGGCGGATTGCAAAAAAGGCCCTGCCAGCAAAGGGCTGGCAGGGCCGATATTGCGCCCAAGGGGCAAGGCGCAGGCTGGCCGATCTACATGTCGGGCTCATCCTGCATTGCTTCGTCTGCCATATCGCCTTCGTTCAATGCGGATATGGCCATCTGGATACGCTGCGCGACAGCGGGGTCGGACTGAGCCGCGCGCCCGATGGCAGTGTAGGTCGCGGTGTCGAGCCCCGCATCGGCGACGATCGCTTCGGCTTGTGTCTGCCGTTCCTCGTCACTCAGAGCGCCATCTGCGTTGAGATCGCGCATTTGCAGCGCGGCGTTGGCGAAGGCGGCGATCTGCTCGTCGGTAAACTCCGCCGAGACCGCGGGAGGGGCCATGGACGGCGGAATGTCCCGTGGTTCCATGGGCTCCGTCTGCGCAGGCGGAATGGAATTGGGGGCCGGTGGCCCTTCCTGCATATCCTGCGCCGTCGCAGCTGTAGCGAGGAGCAGCGTCCCGGCAGTGG contains:
- a CDS encoding DUF4168 domain-containing protein → MKRIFALATAGTLLLATAATAQDMQEGPPAPNSIPPAQTEPMEPRDIPPSMAPPAVSAEFTDEQIAAFANAALQMRDLNADGALSDEERQTQAEAIVADAGLDTATYTAIGRAAQSDPAVAQRIQMAISALNEGDMADEAMQDEPDM